One Senegalimassilia faecalis genomic window, AGGTCCTGGTGCAGGTTGCTTGCAGCAGGATTTTTTCATGCCCCAAAAGGGCGAACAAGACGGAAGAAGGAATGGCATGCAACTTCGCAGCGACGCCGTCAGGTGCGGCACCCCGCGAGCTCCGCACCGCAGCCTGCTGAAGGCCGACGGGCTCACCGACGAGGAGATGAAGCGCCCGCTTGTCGCGGTGTTCAACTCCCGCAACGACATCATCCCCGGCCATAACAACCTGGACAAAATTTGCGAGGCCGTCAAGGCCGGCATCTACATGGCCGGCGGCGTCCCGTTTGAAATCTCCACCATCGGCGTGTGCGACGGCATCGCCATGAACCACGACGGCATGCACTACTCGCTCGTGTCGCGCGAGGCCATCGCCGACAGCTTCGAGTGCGCTATCCAGGGTCACGCGTTCGACGCGGCCGTGTGCATCCCGAACTGCGACAAGATCGTGCCCGGCATGCTGCTCGGCGCGCTGCGCGTGAACATTCCCACCGTGTTCGTCTCCGGCGGCCCCATGCTTCCCGGCCATCAGCCCGGCTGCACGGCCGGCCCCACCACCGACCTCAACACGCTGTTCGACGGCGCCGGCCAGGTTGCCGCCGGCACCATGACCGAAGAGCAGCTCAAGTACTACGAGGACACCGCGTGCCCCACGTGCGGCTCGTGCTCCGGCATGTTCACGGCAAACTCCATGAACTGCCTGTGCGAGGCGCTTGGCATCGCGCTTCCCGGCAACGGCACCATCCCGGCCGTGTATTCCGAGCGCCTGCGCCTGGCCAAGCACGCCGGCATGAAGGTCATGGAGCTGCTCGAGAAGAACATCTGCATCAAAGACATCATCACCGAGGCCGCCATCCACAACGCCATGGAGTGCGACATGGCCTTCGGCGGCTCCACGAACACCGTGCTGCACCTCACGGCCATCGCGCAGGAAGCGGGACACCCCATCACCATGGACGACTGGGATGCCGCCAGCGCCCGCACGCCGCACCTCGTGAAGCTGCAGCCCTCCGGCCCGCGCCCGCTCATCGACCTGTACGCCGTCGGCGGCGTTCCGGTGGTCATGCACGAGCTGGCCGAAGCGGGCTTGCTCGACCGCAGCGCCCTCACCGTCATGGGCACCATGGACGAGTACCTTAAAAACTGCACGAAGGCGGCCGACGGGGAAGTGTGCCGCACGCACGACAACCCGTTCAGCAAGGTTGGCGCCCTGCGCGTGCTGCACGGCAACGTCGCCCCGAACGGCGGCATCGTGAAGAAGTCGGCCGTCGACCCCAGCATGCTCACGCACACGGGCCCGGCACGCTGCTTCAATTCCGAGGAAGAGGCCTGCGAAGCCATCTTCGCGAACGAAATCAAGCCTGGCGACGTCGTGGTCATCCGCTACGAGGGCCCGGCCGGCGGTCCCGGCATGCGCGAGATGCTCACGCCTACGTCCGCCATCGTGGGCATGGGTCTTTCCAAGTCGGTGGCGCTGCTTACCG contains:
- the ilvD gene encoding dihydroxy-acid dehydratase translates to MQLRSDAVRCGTPRAPHRSLLKADGLTDEEMKRPLVAVFNSRNDIIPGHNNLDKICEAVKAGIYMAGGVPFEISTIGVCDGIAMNHDGMHYSLVSREAIADSFECAIQGHAFDAAVCIPNCDKIVPGMLLGALRVNIPTVFVSGGPMLPGHQPGCTAGPTTDLNTLFDGAGQVAAGTMTEEQLKYYEDTACPTCGSCSGMFTANSMNCLCEALGIALPGNGTIPAVYSERLRLAKHAGMKVMELLEKNICIKDIITEAAIHNAMECDMAFGGSTNTVLHLTAIAQEAGHPITMDDWDAASARTPHLVKLQPSGPRPLIDLYAVGGVPVVMHELAEAGLLDRSALTVMGTMDEYLKNCTKAADGEVCRTHDNPFSKVGALRVLHGNVAPNGGIVKKSAVDPSMLTHTGPARCFNSEEEACEAIFANEIKPGDVVVIRYEGPAGGPGMREMLTPTSAIVGMGLSKSVALLTDGRFSGASKGPCVGHISPEAASGGPIALIEDGDQITVDIEGGAITLHVSDEELAARRATFVPPAPKHNHGVLAKYAKLVSSADKGAYVS